The Paenibacillus sp. FSL W8-0426 region GAAGTGATGCTTCATCCGTTGTTCCGTTTCCAGGAGCAAGGAGAGCAGGATGGAAAGATTGTCGGTGGTCTTGTTCAAGTGGGGAAGTTAAAGCAAGTACATAAAGTGCAGATGGCGGGTTATGGAGAATGGTTGGAGGAGTACGCACAGCGAAACCCGATTCCTGGCTGAACAGGTCATATAACAACGTAAATAAACTACTAATCAGAGGTGGTTTCGGTGGATGAAGCCAAACAAACACTTACGGATTATACGACATTGGTGTTATCTCGAAGGCAGCGCTGGAGCTGTATTGGGATCAGCGGACTGTTGTTCTTTGGGGTAGGTCTGTTGTTCTATCATCACTGGATTGCCGGGATTGTGCTGGCAGTCGGGGCTCTCGGGGTGCCCCGTTATTGGACCAAAGTGCTGCTGGACCGCAGAAGAACGACGCTCGGCCTGCACTTTAAACAAGCGCTGTATGCGTTGTCGTCCGCGCTTGCGGCGGGAAAATCGGTAGAGAACGGCTTCCGGGAATCCGTCGAAGATTTGCGCATGCTCAATCCGGAAACGGATACGGATTTGATTCGGGAATTCACGATATTGCGCACCCGGATGGAGTACGGCCAACCGATCGAAGAAGCGCTGCAGGACTTTGCCGATCGTGCCCGGATCGAGGATATCACCAATTTTGCGGACGTGTTCATTACTTGCAAGCGGACAGGCGGCGATCTGGTCGAGGTGGTGAGACGCACGTCAGCCGTGATCGGGGAGAAGCTGGATATCCAGCAGGATATCATGGTTGCGGTGGCCCAGAAACGGTTTGAATCCAAGGCAATGTTCGCCGCACCGTTCATTTTCCTCCTTTTTTTGAATTTCACCGCCAAGGACTTTATGGCACCGCTCTACAGCGGCATGGGGTATCTGATCTCTACCGGAGCTTTGGTGATGCTTGCCGGCTGTTATTTGTGGATCACGCGCATTATGGATATCAAGGTATAGGGGTGAGATCGAAATGTTGATACCCGTATTTGCAGGCGGAGCGCTGTGTTTGGGATGGATCGTGCTCGATCGTGCCCGGGGAAGGGCGTATCGACATTTGCGCAAGCTGGACATGCCCGGAATCAGGCTGAAGCAGCTGCATGGTCCGTTTCTTTTTTTGCTGGAACGATTCGATGCGGTACGAAGATTGCCTGTGTTGATGTTTCGCATGCAGCATGCCATTCAGAAAATATACGGCGTCCAGCACAGCGGCGAGAAAACAATGCTTTATTGTGCCGAAATGCTGGCGTATGCATGGCTGATGCTCATATTGGGGTGCCTGTTGTCATTGATTGAAGGCATCGGAATCGGGGGAATGGCATGTGGACTGATTATGGCAATGCTGCTGCCCTTTGCGCTTTACAGAGACCTGAATTCCAAAGTGCAGCGCAGGGATCAAGACATGCTGATGGAGCTGCCGGAACTGTTGAACCGGATCGTGTTATTGGTCGGCGCGGGAGAAACGGTTCAGCGATCCATCGTACATTGCGCAGCCAGTCAGGGAAATCGGGATCATCCTTTATATAACGAACTGCGCAGAACCGTTGCGGATTGGAATAACGGATATTCGTTTCACCAGGCTTTCGAGCAGTTCAGCCGACGCTGCGGGGTTCAGGAGGTCACGATTTTTACGACGACCGTACTGCTGAATTTCCGGCGTGGAGGAGGTGACTTTGTGTTGGCGCTGCGTGATCTTTCACACGTACTGTGGGAGAAGCGTAAGGCAGTCAGTCGGGCAAGGGGAGAGCAGGCCTCTTCCAAACTGGTGTTTCCGATGGTGGTGATCTTTTTCGCGATCGTGGTCATGATCGGGGCACCTGCTTTTATGATGATGAATATGTAGGAGGAATCGGCATGCTGGAATGGACACGAGGAAAAATCGAAGGATTTTGGAAGGAAGAAGATGGTTTGGGGACGTTGGAACTGATCCTGATTATTGGCGTCATTATTATCATCGCTCTGATTTTCAAGGATCAGATCAAAGCTTTGGTAACGAGGCTGCTTGGTCAAGTCAGCGATAAAAGCAATGAATTTTTCGAATAGACGATTCAGGAACGATGAGGGGAGCTTCACCATCGAAGCCTCCCTGGTCTTTCCTGTGCTGCTCTTTGTGTTGGCATTGCTATTGTTTTTTGGCATGTACATGTACCAAAGAACGTTTCTGAATCAGCATGCCTATGCCGCTTCGGAGCGAGCGGCCTACAGTTGGGACAACAGCCACAAAAAAGCCTTGACCGGCGAGTACGCTGTTTCAGATGTTGACGGTTTGTATTGGCGTTTGAAAGATGATCAGTTATTGGGCGCTTTATTCGGCTGGGCGGGAGCCGACAACGTGACTAAGGTTTCCATACCAGCTAGCGAGGGAGAAGGGCTTGCCGAGCAAAAATTGGCTCAAGCCGTACAGGGCATGCCCTCCGGCATGACCGGCACGATCGAATACGCGAATTCGCTGCTGCAACGGAAAGTCACGGTCCGTCTTAACCAGGTTATTTCATTGCCGTTGCCTTCTTTTCTCTTTGATTCGGGCGATGAGGTACAAACTGAAGGTGCTTCCGCCGTGGTTGAGCCTGTCGAGTTTATTCGAACGGTGGATTTGGCCCGCTATTACGCTGCTAAGTTTAAAAGCAGGGGCGGAGCGGCCGCAGAAGCAGCAACAGAAGCGGGGCAAGTCATTCAGCATTTCGGGAACGGCAAAAAGTAGCAAAGGAGGAGGCTCTGCTGTTCAGAAAAAGAGATGGCGAATCAGGGGCAGTCACCCTGTTTTTAATATTGATTCTGGCGGGGGTGTATATGTTCATGGCGGTATTTATCGATTATGCGCGCATTGCGGCTTTCAAGGTACAGGTTGAACGGATGACGCATGCTGCGATGAGGTCTGTAATGTCGGCATATGACCCTGCGCTTCGGGAATACGGGCTATTCGGATACGGAGATAGCAGCGGGGAAAATATGATGGCCAAAGTGCTGAACGATAGCGTGAAACCTTCGGCGGTGAAGGACGCCTTTCCCATTCTTGATATTCAGTGGGACACCACTTCTCTTGGCATGGAACGAGAATTGGGCAAGTATGCCATCTTCAATCGACAAATCCAGGAAGACATGAAGTACCGGGCTCCCGTCGACTTTACCCTTGAAGTGATCAACCGCTTCAAACCGATGTCGGGAGAGATGAAGGAAGCGGCTCATACGGTGGATTTGCTCAAAAAACTGCAGAAGCTGTACGACAAGCGCGAGGCACTGCTGGACGAGGCCATCGAAATACAGGAACAATCCGCGGCGAAGCTGAAGGGCCTGCCGGAACTTGTCATGAATCCGCCAAACGGGGCCATTTACGACGAAATGCTTGAGGAAGCGCCTGTTACT contains the following coding sequences:
- a CDS encoding type II secretion system F family protein, translating into MDEAKQTLTDYTTLVLSRRQRWSCIGISGLLFFGVGLLFYHHWIAGIVLAVGALGVPRYWTKVLLDRRRTTLGLHFKQALYALSSALAAGKSVENGFRESVEDLRMLNPETDTDLIREFTILRTRMEYGQPIEEALQDFADRARIEDITNFADVFITCKRTGGDLVEVVRRTSAVIGEKLDIQQDIMVAVAQKRFESKAMFAAPFIFLLFLNFTAKDFMAPLYSGMGYLISTGALVMLAGCYLWITRIMDIKV
- a CDS encoding type II secretion system F family protein is translated as MLIPVFAGGALCLGWIVLDRARGRAYRHLRKLDMPGIRLKQLHGPFLFLLERFDAVRRLPVLMFRMQHAIQKIYGVQHSGEKTMLYCAEMLAYAWLMLILGCLLSLIEGIGIGGMACGLIMAMLLPFALYRDLNSKVQRRDQDMLMELPELLNRIVLLVGAGETVQRSIVHCAASQGNRDHPLYNELRRTVADWNNGYSFHQAFEQFSRRCGVQEVTIFTTTVLLNFRRGGGDFVLALRDLSHVLWEKRKAVSRARGEQASSKLVFPMVVIFFAIVVMIGAPAFMMMNM
- a CDS encoding Flp1 family type IVb pilin, which gives rise to MLEWTRGKIEGFWKEEDGLGTLELILIIGVIIIIALIFKDQIKALVTRLLGQVSDKSNEFFE
- a CDS encoding TadE/TadG family type IV pilus assembly protein, translating into MNFSNRRFRNDEGSFTIEASLVFPVLLFVLALLLFFGMYMYQRTFLNQHAYAASERAAYSWDNSHKKALTGEYAVSDVDGLYWRLKDDQLLGALFGWAGADNVTKVSIPASEGEGLAEQKLAQAVQGMPSGMTGTIEYANSLLQRKVTVRLNQVISLPLPSFLFDSGDEVQTEGASAVVEPVEFIRTVDLARYYAAKFKSRGGAAAEAATEAGQVIQHFGNGKK